CAGCTTCTGCGAAACTGATGGTCGTCAGATGGAAATGCCGACTCGGTGCAAGTGCCTTGCTGCCGATCGCTTTTGGTGGTGCGACGGCACCCGCATGTCCGATCTGCGCAGATACTGCCGCGCCTTCGGCGTGAATCGAATCGGTCAGCCGACGCAGACCCGGCGCGGTTTCCTCGGTCCACTGAATCTGCCCTGCGGATGTGCGACCTTCAGGCGCAACAGCGCAGTAGGCAACTGTTGTCATGCCGACACCGCCGGCGGCGAACTTGCGATGGAAGTCGATCAGTTCGTCGGTGACCACGCCTTTCGGCGTCATGCCCTCGAACGTGGCCGACTTTATGATTCGGTTCCGGAGCGTCGCCGGCCCCAACTGAGCCGGCGCGAAGGCGTCGAGTGTGGTCATCCGTTCGTATCCGATTCGGCGACAGTTGCTTCGAGCTTCTTGATCTGGTGTGCCAACCAGCCGGATTCCCAGAAGTTCGCCTCGGTGGACGGCTGCGTCAGCAGTTCCCGGTGGCAGGCCAGAAGGACGCGGGTAGCGGGCACGTTGTCGGGGGCGAATGCGAGAACAGCTTCGGACAGTGCGGTGGCTTCGACCACCGCGCCTTCGGCAAGTCTCGTTTCGGCGAGTTCGATCGCACGCTCCACCCCGGCCAGTTCGACGAGATCAGCCAAAGTCTTCGCCCGTGGCAGATCGTAGAGCGCGGTGGTGGAGTCGTGATGGAACCAACCCAGGTAGGTTTCCCAAATGGTTTTGACGCCCCATTTGACTTGACCGTAGCCCTGCCCGACGTAAAGAGCTGGCGGCAAGGTGATTTCGCGCATCAATGTTTCGACGGACTTGCCTGCGTTGATTCCGTCGAGCGTGGTTCGGTGCACGTAGTCGACGGCGTCGTACATCCGCTTCAGGACTGCGTCGATCAACTCTTCTCCCTCGATGGGCTCGCCGCGGCCGGTGATCAGGGTTTTCGGACGCAGATCCCGCAGTTTCCGAATCGTCTGGAGATACGGTTCGGCAAAGCGGTATCGCTGCCCGCGAACGGTATTGAGGTTGGGGAAGTGACCGAAGAGAGGGCCGAGCAGGTTGCTGATCATCGCGATGCGATGCTGAGGGAGCCACACCATTGCGCCGTCGACCGTTTCGCCTACGCCGGAATACAATTCGATATCCAGTCCGCCGACCGTGAAGCCGAGACGATCTTTGAAAGTGAGATCCGGAACCGGCTCGTCCTGAGCATTCGACACCGACGGGAATTCTGTGGCAAAGCGTGCGACGGTGTCGGCGTCCCGGCCGAACCATACGGGTGCCCACTGGCGCATCCGCTTGATGACGCGCGCATCGTCGAGCTGAACGGACTGGTTCAGTTCGTTGGCCACGTAGACGGCGCCCGGCTCGCGAAAGGCGTGTACTCCTCCGACGTGATCGGTATGGCCCTGAGTGGTGATGATGTACCTGGTCGGCCCGGAGTAGATGTCGTCGAACAGCTTTCGATGATGCGGTCCCTCGAATCCGCAGCCGGTGTTGACGATAATTCGGCCCGCCGGTGTGACGATCATGTATGCCGAGCTGGTGCCGCCACTGCCGTAGATGAAATCGTTGATCTTGATCGCTTCATCGGTGTACTCAGGTTCGAGCAGGGTCTTTCCCGGTCGTTGTGCAATCAGATTGTCGACTTGATCGGCGATGTGCTGGTTCACAGAACCTCTACTTTCACTGGGAAGGCATCAAAATAGTTGGCAAATCGAGTGCGTAAATCGGCCGGTTCACGGCCGAAGTCTGCGCGCAGGTCGTAAACAACCTGACCGTTGGAGCCGCGCCTGTGGCGGGACATGTACTCGCGGATCTCTCTTCGAGCCTGCTCGGTCATTTCCAGGCCGGCGCGATTGTAGATTTTCTCGACTGTTCCCACGTCGTCCGCCATGAATTCGTCGAAATACACATCCACCCGCCGCTCTGCGGGAATCAGTGCAAGATCACGAGTTCCCGCGTCGAGCAGTCGGCTGACGCGGTCGATCCAGTAGTCGCACACTGCATCCAGATCGAGCGTGTGAAAGTTCATCCGAGCGCCGTAGCCGACCATCGTTGCGGCAGACTGAACTACCGACACTGGATCGCGGTGTGTCATCACGACCGTGGCGTCGGGGAAGGTGTCCATGAGTGGGCCGAGTTGTTCGAGGTGCTGCGGGCACTTGAGTATCCAGCGATTCGGACCTCGCTGCCACTGAAGGAGTTTGAGCATCGTCTTGATGAACTCGTAGTGTGGGCGCTGATCGTGGGAAAGATAGTAATCGCGCCAGCGAGGGGCCATGGACGACATCCACTCGAAGTTGTAACTCGAGAAATCGAGGCTTTCGAGTTCGAGTTCCTCGTGAATATGTTCCGGGTTCATCGGGTGCATTGCTGCCACCAGTGGGCTCTTGGCCTGCATCTGATCCCAACGTGCTTGGCTCCGAGTCAATCTCGGGTCGACGCCGTTTGCGTCGAGCTCGTCGCCGGCAAAGGGGACAGGTTCCTGGCTCTCCCAGAGCGGCAGCGACCGGAAGCGGGAATCGGCTGACATGAGGTTCAGGAGATGAGTGGTACCGGATCGCGGCAGTCCCACCACGATGATGGGAGCCACTACCTCCTCGTCGTGAATCTCGGGGTGGCGACGCAGTACGTCCAGCACTCGTAGTCGGTTGGCCGCGTAGCGGGTGCACGCCGAGTGAGTAACCATGCGCGAAACGGGTGACCGATTGGGATCGGCGTCGATCTCGTCCAGCCACAACGCAAGTCGTTCGCGGAAGTCGTCCGGACCGAAATCGTCCAGGCCTGTTTGTTCGCGGGCTGCGGCGAGAACGCTGTCCACGGACAGAGTGATCGGGTTCGCTTCGGCATATGCCCAGGTCTGCTGCTGGGACTCGGTGAGTACGGGGTCACGGAGGTCGGTGATGCGGAGGCGTTTCGGTGTGGTTTCCGCAGGCTGCGCAGTTGTCGACGGCACGGTCGTCATCCTTTGATCGAGTATCCGCCGTCGACGGGCAAGGTCTGCCCGGTGACGAACTGTGCGGCCGGGCTGGCGAGAAACAGTACGACGGGAGCGACGTCCGTCGACGGGTCTGCCCACCGGGCCATCGGTGTGCGATCGAGTGACGGTTTGCTGTGCTCAGGGCGCTGCTGGAGTCCCGCTGTCATCTTGGTTGCAGTCAATCCCGGGGCAATCGCGTTGACCCGAATCCCGTGCTCGGCCCAACTGGACCCCATTGTTTTGGTCATCTGGACGACGGCGCCCTTCGACGCGCCGTATCCGGGCACGACATCGACGGCGAAGTACGACGCCATCGATGCGACGTTGACGATGGAAGCGCCGCCGCTTTGCGTGCTTTCCTTGAGCAGTGGCAGGACCGCGGACGACATCCGGAACCCGCTTACGACGTTCACCGCGAGCGATTCTTCGAATACCTCTGGGTTCCATTCGCCCTTCTGGGTAAGCGTTTGACCTGCGTTGTTGACCAGTATGTCCAGCGTCGACAGTCCTGCGGCGACGTCAGCGATCTGTTCGCGATCGGTCATGACGCACTGTCGATACGTGAATGCGGAGAGGTCGTGCTCGTAGTCGTCGGCTGATGCCTTCGTTCCGGTGATCGTCACGTGTGCCCCGGCGTCGGCGAAGCGATGTGCAATAGCAAGTCCGAGGCCGTTGGAGCCTCCGGTCACGAGAACTCGGGAGGAAGAAAAGTCGAATGCCACAACACTTTTCGCAATGGAATCAGTTGCGCTGTCTTCGGTGCTCGATGTCATGAGGTGTGACAGTAGCCAGTTTGTGAACAATGTTCAATAGCTGTTGAACATTGTTTAACGAGCAGCTAGTGTGTGTGGATGAACGCAACGAACACCACGTCTGTCCGCGGAGATACGGAAGCACGGCGCCGAGGGATCCTCGATGCTGCAGCAGCCATCCTGGATGTGGGTGGCTACGCCGCACTGACGATTCGGAGCGTCGCCAAAGAAGCCGGTATGAGTCCCGGACTCATCTACCAGTACTTTGTCGACAAACGCGACATCTTTGCAGCTCTCCTCTTCGAGAGTCAGCAGGAGTTGACCGCGTTCATTGCCGAATTGCCACGCGATCAAGGCATATCGGCCTTGATCGCAGCTATCGTGCCTGAAACCACCAAGCAATGGGCCCGAGTTGGGCACGTGGCATCTGTGTGGCGAACGACCGAAGACGCTTCGAACTCCGACGGGCAAGCGGTCCAAGACTTACGACATTCCACCGAAGCACAATTCGCAGAGCTGCGGACAGCTCTCGAAGACGCAGCGGGTGCACAGGGACTTTCACTCCGTGAGGGACCTTCCCTGATCCCCTTCGTCTGGGCCGGCCTCATGGGGCTGGCCGACACCATCGTCAACAACTGGGCCCAAGACCTCGATCCGACGGAGTACATCACGTACTCGGCAGACGGGCTAGCGAGGGCAATTACACACTGACTGGAGCATCGATGACGCGAACTACCACGCATCATGACGACCCACCCGAAACGACGTGCGATACAACCGCTGCCATCGATATCAGCACTGCGGCAGGAGAACTGCTCCTCCGGTATCGCGAAGCGTTGACTTCCGACGACGTCGATCCCGTCGCATTCCGAAAGGGTGCAGACCGAGTCAGTCAGGAATTCATCGCTGGGGAACTGGCTCGCCGATTCAGCAGCGACGCAGTGCTCTCGGAAGAATCCCCTGACAATGCCGTGCGGCTCGGTGCGTCACGCGTCTGGATCGTCGACCCACTCGACGGAACCCGCGAGTTCGGTGAGATCGGCCGCAGTGACTGGGCTGTGCACGTTGCATTGTTCGAGAACGGCTCTCTTACAGCAGGAGCCGTGGCGCTCCCAGGTCTGGGAACAACGCACTCGAGTAAAGACCCGATACCGCAGTTCGGCATCGTGCCGTCCAGCCCTCGGGTTGTCGTGAGTCGCACCCGCAGGCCCGAGCCGGTGATGGCACTGGCGTGTGCGTTGGATGCCGAGTTGATCGAGATGGGTTCGGCCGGAGCCAAAGCCATGGCGGTGGTGCGCGGCGACGCGGATATCTACGCTCACTCCGGTGGACAGTACGAGTGGGATTCCGCCGCTCCTGTTGCCGTGGCTCAGGCTGCAGGCCTGCATGTTTCACGAATCGACGGCTCTGCTCTGCACTACAACCAATCAAATCCCTGGTTGCCGGACTTGTTGATCTGCCGCCCCGAGCTCGCGGCTACCGCATTGGAGGTGCTGGGCCGATGACTACCGCGCTGACGCATCTCGAACGGCTCGAAGCCGAGAGTATCCATATCATGAGAGAAGCCGTCGCCGAGAGCGAAAACCCGGTGATGCTGTACTCGGTGGGCAAGGACAGTGCTGTCATGTTGCACTTGGCCCGCAAGGCTTTCTATCCGTCAAAGCTGCCCTTCCCGCTACTGCACGTCGACACGACGTGGAAGTTCCGCGAGATGTACAAACTCCGCGACGAGACTGCAGCCGCAACTGATCTCGACTTGCTCGTGTACAAGAATCCCGAATGCGTGGAGAAGGCAATCAATCCGTTCACTCACGGATCCGCGGTGCACACCGACATGTGGAAGACCGAGGGCCTCAAACAAGCCCTCGATCACTACAAGTTTGACGCAGCGTTCGGCGGCGCCCGCCGTGACGAGGAGAAATCCCGCGCCAAGGAACGGATCTTCTCGATCCGATCAGCAGCGCACCGCTGGGATCCGAAACAGCAGCGGCCGGAGTTGTGGCGGATGTACAACGTCCGCAAATCGCCGGGAGAGAGCCTGCGGGTCTTCCCGCTCTCGAACTGGACCGAGCTGGATGTGTGGGAATACATACGCCAGGAAGAGATTCCGATCGTTCCGCTGTACTTTGCCGACAAGCGTCCCGTCGTCGAACGCGACGGCGCACTGATCATGGTCGACGACGATCGGATGCCGTTGCTGCCGGGAGAAACTCCGGAACTCAAGAGTGTTCGGTTCCGCACCCTCGGCTGCTATCCGCTGACCGGCGCTGTCGAGTCGACCGCCACCAGCTTGACCGAGATCATCTCGGAGATGTTGTTGACCACCACTTCCGAACGCCAGGGGAGAGTCATCGATCACGACTCGAGCGCGT
The nucleotide sequence above comes from Rhodococcus sp. KBS0724. Encoded proteins:
- a CDS encoding 3'(2'),5'-bisphosphate nucleotidase CysQ, with translation MTRTTTHHDDPPETTCDTTAAIDISTAAGELLLRYREALTSDDVDPVAFRKGADRVSQEFIAGELARRFSSDAVLSEESPDNAVRLGASRVWIVDPLDGTREFGEIGRSDWAVHVALFENGSLTAGAVALPGLGTTHSSKDPIPQFGIVPSSPRVVVSRTRRPEPVMALACALDAELIEMGSAGAKAMAVVRGDADIYAHSGGQYEWDSAAPVAVAQAAGLHVSRIDGSALHYNQSNPWLPDLLICRPELAATALEVLGR
- a CDS encoding sulfotransferase, whose translation is MPSTTAQPAETTPKRLRITDLRDPVLTESQQQTWAYAEANPITLSVDSVLAAAREQTGLDDFGPDDFRERLALWLDEIDADPNRSPVSRMVTHSACTRYAANRLRVLDVLRRHPEIHDEEVVAPIIVVGLPRSGTTHLLNLMSADSRFRSLPLWESQEPVPFAGDELDANGVDPRLTRSQARWDQMQAKSPLVAAMHPMNPEHIHEELELESLDFSSYNFEWMSSMAPRWRDYYLSHDQRPHYEFIKTMLKLLQWQRGPNRWILKCPQHLEQLGPLMDTFPDATVVMTHRDPVSVVQSAATMVGYGARMNFHTLDLDAVCDYWIDRVSRLLDAGTRDLALIPAERRVDVYFDEFMADDVGTVEKIYNRAGLEMTEQARREIREYMSRHRRGSNGQVVYDLRADFGREPADLRTRFANYFDAFPVKVEVL
- a CDS encoding TetR/AcrR family transcriptional regulator, which produces MNATNTTSVRGDTEARRRGILDAAAAILDVGGYAALTIRSVAKEAGMSPGLIYQYFVDKRDIFAALLFESQQELTAFIAELPRDQGISALIAAIVPETTKQWARVGHVASVWRTTEDASNSDGQAVQDLRHSTEAQFAELRTALEDAAGAQGLSLREGPSLIPFVWAGLMGLADTIVNNWAQDLDPTEYITYSADGLARAITH
- the cysD gene encoding sulfate adenylyltransferase subunit CysD, whose amino-acid sequence is MTTALTHLERLEAESIHIMREAVAESENPVMLYSVGKDSAVMLHLARKAFYPSKLPFPLLHVDTTWKFREMYKLRDETAAATDLDLLVYKNPECVEKAINPFTHGSAVHTDMWKTEGLKQALDHYKFDAAFGGARRDEEKSRAKERIFSIRSAAHRWDPKQQRPELWRMYNVRKSPGESLRVFPLSNWTELDVWEYIRQEEIPIVPLYFADKRPVVERDGALIMVDDDRMPLLPGETPELKSVRFRTLGCYPLTGAVESTATSLTEIISEMLLTTTSERQGRVIDHDSSASMEKKKQEGYF
- a CDS encoding alkyl sulfatase dimerization domain-containing protein, producing the protein MNQHIADQVDNLIAQRPGKTLLEPEYTDEAIKINDFIYGSGGTSSAYMIVTPAGRIIVNTGCGFEGPHHRKLFDDIYSGPTRYIITTQGHTDHVGGVHAFREPGAVYVANELNQSVQLDDARVIKRMRQWAPVWFGRDADTVARFATEFPSVSNAQDEPVPDLTFKDRLGFTVGGLDIELYSGVGETVDGAMVWLPQHRIAMISNLLGPLFGHFPNLNTVRGQRYRFAEPYLQTIRKLRDLRPKTLITGRGEPIEGEELIDAVLKRMYDAVDYVHRTTLDGINAGKSVETLMREITLPPALYVGQGYGQVKWGVKTIWETYLGWFHHDSTTALYDLPRAKTLADLVELAGVERAIELAETRLAEGAVVEATALSEAVLAFAPDNVPATRVLLACHRELLTQPSTEANFWESGWLAHQIKKLEATVAESDTNG
- a CDS encoding SDR family NAD(P)-dependent oxidoreductase codes for the protein MTSSTEDSATDSIAKSVVAFDFSSSRVLVTGGSNGLGLAIAHRFADAGAHVTITGTKASADDYEHDLSAFTYRQCVMTDREQIADVAAGLSTLDILVNNAGQTLTQKGEWNPEVFEESLAVNVVSGFRMSSAVLPLLKESTQSGGASIVNVASMASYFAVDVVPGYGASKGAVVQMTKTMGSSWAEHGIRVNAIAPGLTATKMTAGLQQRPEHSKPSLDRTPMARWADPSTDVAPVVLFLASPAAQFVTGQTLPVDGGYSIKG